The window TATATATAAACATTGTTTAATCTAGATAattgtttgatcattatttttaCACAAGTTAACTAATGTTTGAAAGTTTTCGGTTGAATATTTGTAATACTTAAGAAAAGGAAATAATTTTACCTATAACGTTTTCAGTGGAAACCAATGAACTATAACAAGCATTCTAAAATTTTAGTGATACTaatttaataaaccaaaataataaaaactgtcAGCGTGGCTCTGATTTtgcttaaaaacttttttaattttctcaCGGAGAAAATGTCATATAAGGCCACAAATGGTATTAAATTAACCATGAGTGGTGACTCGGCGCAGTGGAAAACAGCATCGCTTTTGGACACAACAGTCAAATTCGCTGGAGACGAGGCCAAAGATCGCCTATATGAACCAAAACATAAGAAAAAAATCGTTAGGGTGCTCACAGTAGTTGCGTATGTATTTTTCGTCTCCCTTGCGGCAATTATGTTGAGTTTATACTACGTATTTCTTTGGAATGGGGACCAAAAAATGACAGCTAAATATGTAACAAGCGAGTCTCGACAGCAAATTAATTATGCACAAAATTGTAAAAGTATAGTAGTAggtaagttttttattattttaaaatatacctctCCTAAATTAATAGTTCCTCATAGCTATTTAGTTTTTATCTCTTTTTTCCTATTGTTAAAATTGCTCTTATTACAAATAAGATATTTTCATTTTCCGGTGGCATTTAATATAATGTgaatgatttaattttatttaatacggTATTTACTACAACAAAGAACACCGAAATATAAAGCAAATTAAGTTACAGGTAAAATCTTCATCATTATGGATCTTACAACTGACGAAACCGTTTTTGTATCAGAACATTGCGCCGACTGTTGCGCAAAAGTGTAAAATAAATTCATTGTGTAATGAAAAGCTATTAAGTGATTATACCGACTTTTTAAGAAGCCTATAATTTTCGTACtaaagatttgtttatttattgtacgcaagagagatacctctaggattaataaaaacaatcgaaaatatctacaaaaacaacACAGTAAAAGCAGAAGAAGAACTAATTGATACTATttaagctggcaatgggataagacagggagattccctgagtcctctattgtttaaacTGATTATGgatgatataataaaaaaaaaagaactaaaaaggataccaaattggACAAAAAgagcttaaaataatctgctatgcatacgatgcaatactactctcaCACAGTGAGGATAAATTACAACGTACgctacaccaatttaatataaccgccagaaaatttaagatgttaatttctccaaaaaagacaaaatgcatagttataacagcaaatttaataAGATGtgaattggagctggaaggtgagataatagaacaggtgatgaagtttaaatacttgggcatcacattatctagctacaagAGGAAGTGGAAGTTCAAGTAAAAAAAGCAAACAGAGccgttgcctgaatgaaacaatatggaagaataaaaatatcggaaaagaaatgaaagacagaatttacaaaacag is drawn from Diabrotica undecimpunctata isolate CICGRU chromosome 5, icDiaUnde3, whole genome shotgun sequence and contains these coding sequences:
- the inaF-D gene encoding uncharacterized protein inaF-D isoform X2; protein product: MSYKATNGIKLTMSGDSAQWKTASLLDTTVKFAGDEAKDRLYEPKHKKKIVRVLTVVAYVFFVSLAAIMLSLYYVFLWNGDQKMTAKYVTSESRQQINYAQNCKSIVVDLQQQFPAVEPEMRLPSPTTTSEDNTTNWQEDYNDSLEDLRKTSKLIKKLWDRDEENY